A genomic segment from Myxococcota bacterium encodes:
- a CDS encoding alcohol dehydrogenase catalytic domain-containing protein, translated as MIEDGAGACGAPIADRRGAIADRRSESGEVRVRAVRCREGRVEVVDVAAPAGPGVAVRIASAGICGSDLHLVRSDVFAIGVTLGHEIAGTAEDGTPVAIEPVQPCGACAPCRGGDYQRCVRGPAMVMGTGLDGGMAERVVVPARCLVRLPAGVAPRDACLVEPLAVAVHGFAQAGLRGGMRVAVVGGGSIGLAAVAVAHAAGAKVDLVARHDRQREAGERLGATALTADARAPADAGAPGAPGEQGGYDLVVDAAGTASALAHAVALARPGATLLLLASYWEGLELPGFLLCMKEVRVVPAIMYGRRGAARDIDVAAALLADAPEIARALITHRFPLDAAVAAFDAAADRASGAIKVVLEP; from the coding sequence CGCCGACCGGCGCGGGGCGATCGCCGATCGACGCTCGGAGAGCGGGGAGGTGCGCGTGCGCGCGGTGCGCTGTCGCGAAGGGCGGGTCGAGGTCGTGGACGTCGCGGCGCCCGCCGGCCCGGGCGTCGCGGTGCGCATCGCGTCGGCCGGCATCTGCGGCTCCGACCTCCACCTCGTGCGCTCCGACGTCTTCGCCATCGGCGTCACGCTCGGCCACGAGATCGCGGGCACGGCCGAGGACGGGACACCCGTCGCCATCGAGCCCGTGCAGCCGTGCGGCGCGTGCGCGCCGTGCCGCGGCGGCGACTACCAGCGCTGCGTGCGCGGCCCGGCCATGGTGATGGGAACCGGGCTCGACGGCGGCATGGCCGAGCGCGTCGTCGTGCCCGCGCGCTGCCTCGTGCGCCTGCCCGCCGGCGTCGCACCGCGCGACGCGTGCCTCGTCGAGCCCCTCGCCGTCGCCGTGCACGGCTTCGCGCAGGCCGGGCTGCGCGGTGGAATGCGCGTCGCCGTCGTCGGCGGCGGCAGCATCGGCCTCGCGGCCGTCGCCGTCGCGCACGCCGCGGGCGCGAAGGTCGACCTCGTCGCGCGCCACGACCGCCAGCGCGAGGCGGGCGAGCGCCTCGGCGCCACCGCGCTCACCGCCGACGCGCGCGCCCCCGCCGACGCGGGCGCGCCGGGCGCGCCCGGTGAACAGGGCGGCTACGACCTCGTCGTCGATGCGGCCGGCACCGCGAGCGCGCTCGCGCACGCCGTCGCGCTCGCGCGCCCGGGCGCGACGCTGCTGCTCCTCGCCTCCTACTGGGAAGGGCTCGAGCTGCCGGGCTTCCTGCTGTGCATGAAGGAGGTGCGCGTCGTGCCCGCCATCATGTACGGCCGGCGCGGCGCGGCGCGCGACATCGACGTCGCCGCGGCCCTGCTCGCCGACGCGCCCGAGATCGCGCGCGCGCTCATCACGCATCGCTTCCCGCTCGACGCGGCCGTCGCGGCGTTCGACGCGGCGGCCGACCGCGCGAGCGGGGCGATCAAGGTGGTGCTCGAGCCGTAG